One window from the genome of Nicotiana sylvestris chromosome 9, ASM39365v2, whole genome shotgun sequence encodes:
- the LOC138877393 gene encoding uncharacterized protein: MGDSIMVDHVHLSCVVVIRGLKTRVGLLLLNMVDFDVILGMDWLSTYHAILDYHAKTMTLALPGLPRLEWKGTPSHSTCSVISYMNARRRVKNGCLTYLAYVRDSSIEVPSMDSMPAVCEFAEVFPSDLPSMTPDRYIDLCIELAPGT, from the coding sequence atgggtgattctattatggtagatcatgTTCATCTttcttgtgtagttgtgattagGGGTCTTAAGACTCGAGTAGGTTTGTTACTTTTgaatatggtagattttgatgtcatattggggatggattggttatcaacttaccacgctatcttggactatcacgcaaagactatgaccttagcgtTACCAGGGTTGCCTCGTCTtgagtggaaagggactcctagtcattctacctgtagtgttatctcatatatgaatgCTCGGCGTAGGGTCAAGAATGGGTGTTtgacctatttggcatatgttcgtgattctagtatagaggttccttctatggattctatgcCTGCTGTTTGTGAGTTTGCTGAGGTTTTCCCTTCGGACCTGCCGAGTATGACACCcgacaggtatattgacttgtgcaTTGAATTGGCTccaggcacttag